In Mycobacterium sp. ITM-2016-00317, the genomic window GGAAACAGTTCGTTGTCGGTGCGGGTGAACCACACCGCCCGGACGTCGTTAGCCTCCTCGCTGACGCGCGCAACCCGAACACGTAGATCACGATCGACGGCGGCCACGGGGAAACGGCCGCGGGCCGAACGCTGTGCGGCTTTGATCCACCATTTCCCGGTTACTGCCTCGAAGAGTCGGAGGATGAAGGCGTCCGGAATTTCGGTCCCGGGTGTGTCGCCAATGGGCTGATCGGCGTTTCGACCTCGATTCGTTTGGTGTGCACTTGCTCTCATGAGGCCTGGGCGTTCGCAAGAGCATCTGCACGCATCGCCGCAGGCGACTTCGCCAGATAGGCGACGGCCTGCGACGTCGAGCCCTCGTGGGACGGGTGATAGGTCGGCAGGAAGTACTTCCACGAGGCTTTCACAAACGTCCCGAGGCCGGGAACGACGTGACGGGCCTCGGCGCTGATGAGCTTGAAGATGCTGGCGCGGGAACGTTTCGCCGAGGCCGGGACGGTGGGGTCGTTCTCCATCATGAACTTTGCCCCGCGCCACCACAGGGAGAAGAGCAGGAGGCCGCCCACCGCATACGTGCGGATCCGGCGCCAGTACCTACCGTCGATGTGCTTGTACACGTCGTAGGCGACGGTGCGATGTTCGACTTCCTCCGCGCCATGCCACCGGAGCAGGTCCAACATCGTCTCGTTCGATTTGAGTGCATCGAGCTTGGGGCAGTTGAGGCTCCAATTGCCCAGCACCGCAGTGAGATGCTCCACTCCGGCTATCATCGCGGCGCGCTCGATCAACCATTCCTCTCGGGCCTGGCCCTCCAGGTCGCGGTCCCCGAGGATCTTGCGGAACAGGGCCTCGATCTCGGCGACGTACGGCCGGACATCGAGGCCGTTCGCGGTGAAGTAGTCCTGGACCCCTTGATGGGAGGCGGCGTGGACGCCTTCCTGGCCGATGAATCCGACGAGGTCCTCGTGTAGCTGGTCGTCCTGAATCATCGGCAGAATCTCGCTGAACACCTTCACGAACCAGCGTTCGCCTTCGGGCAGCAGTAGATGAAGGACGTTGATGTAGTGCGAGGAGAAGCGCTCGCCCGGGATCCACTCGAACGGCAAACCGGCCCAATCGAACTTCACATTGCGGGCGTGAAGTGCGACCCTGCTGGGGTCGCTGTGGCGCGAGGGTGCCGTCATCTCGCATCTCCGTTCGGGTCCTTGAAATCGGTGTTGATGAACTCGGTGACGAGGGTGGTGATCAGCGTGGGGTTCTGCTCCACCACCCAATGGTTGCCCGGGATTTCTCGGGTGTGCAGCCTGTCGACGAACGGTTGTGGTGCTTCGAGACCGAGCGGCACCGTGACGTGGGCGTCGTCCGTCGGGGCAAGCACCTGCACCGGACACACAACGCGATCTGGCCGGGGTCGCAGCAGGTGGCGAAAGTTGGCGCGGTACAGCTCGATTCCATTCACCGCGTCGCGGTGCCGCCGTCGAGCCGGAGGTCGCCGGTCGGCAGGCACGCCGATGCTCTCAGATCGGGAGACCATTTTCTCGACCACGCCGCGGCGTACCAAGGCCTCTGGGAGGAACGGTACTTGGAAGGCGAAGATGTACCAGGAACGGGCGAGTTGACGGAGGAAGTTCCGTGGGTGGCGGTGCCCTTGTCGCAACCAAATGCCGGCGATGTCCAGGCTCGGACCGGAGATGGATGTGAAAGACGCGAGTCTGTCGGCGAACGATGGATCGGTGGCCGCGGACCAGCTCTGGATCGATCCCCAGTCGTGAGCGATCAGGTGGACAGGTGCTTCGGGGCTGGTCGCAGAGATCACGGCGGCGAGATCGTCGCGCAGCTGGGACATCGCGTAGCCGTTTCGGTTGGCGGGTTGCCCGGATGCCCCGGTACCGCGCACGTCGTAGGTGACCACGTGGTAGTCGCTGACTGCCAGAGCGATCACTGGTTCCCAGACGGTGTGGTCGTCGGGAAATCCATGGACGAACAGGGCAGTGGGCCGATCACGGCTGCCGTACTCGTAGATCGCGAGTTTGACGCCGTCGGTGGCATCCGCGAATCGGGTTGGTTCTGCTGGCCGGGTGGCGTTGTTGGCGATGAGTACCGGCGTGGCCTCAGGTGTGGTCGATGCTGTCAGCACGAGGCGATCGGCATGATCCGATGCGGCGGCTGGATCGGAAGCAGGGGTTCTGGGCATGTCGATTTCCGTAGTTCGGCGCTGGTGTGACATTGCGTGCAAGCGTTACAAGCAGGACCCGCAGAAACTTGTCTTCAGGCGACATAGATTTGTCATTTGGCGACAACGACCGTTCCGGTGACCGCGCAGCAGAGGAGTCAGCCTGGTGCGCCCTCCGGATGGATCGGATCCTCCGGGCGGCTGCCACGGCGCCGTCTCAGCAGTGCCCGCGGCGATTCGCCGTACCAACGCCGGCAGGCGCGGGTGAAGCTGCTCTGCTCGGCGTAACCCAGAGCGGAGGCGATCTGGGCCGCCTGCAAGCCAGTGGCGGCGAGCTCCCAGGCTGTCGCCCGTCGGACCTGGTCGAGAATCTGCTCGAAGGTGGTGCCCTCGGCGGCGAGGGCGCGTTGCAGCGTCCGCTCGTGCAGCGACACCGCTCGAGCCACCTGGCTGAGACCAGCCTCGCCGACCAGGAGCAGACGCCGCGTCACGTCGCGGACATGCTCAGCCAATGCCACACCGGAGTGAACGCGGGCCAGGTACTCCTGGGCCAGCGCGAGTGCAGCTTCGTCGCGATCCTCGATGACGCGGCGCAGATGTGCCGGCGGCAGGTGAATGGTGTTCTGGCTCTGTCCGAACTCGGCCGGACAGTCGAACACGTCCAGGTAGGACTCCAGGGGCGCGAGCCGCTCGTGCTGGAACGTGACCTTTATCGGCCGCACTTGCTGGCCGATCATGACGGTGATGGCGTTCATGGCCAGTGCCTGGTTCTTCTCCACCATCTGGCGCCGGTCGAAGTCGTTGAGGAGGATCGTCGAGTACGAGTAGACGGCAGATCCGGGTGACGTGGTCAACCGCGCGGTGTCGGCCGGCGCCAGGTTTCCGACGAAGCGGCAGAAATGCGTGATTGCTTCCCCTACTGTCTCCGCATTACGGAGTATCACGCTCAGCGGTCCCAACGATGCAATGCTTTGCATACCGCCCAGGCGCAATCCGAAGTCGGGACAGTCCAATTCGCGAGCCGCGTGACCAAGGACAGCGGCCGCGTCGTCGTAACGGACATAGCGATCGAAGTCGCCGACCGCGACTGGATCTATGCCATGGGCCCTAAGGAGGGCGTCGGCGTCACCGCCGAGTTCGGTGATGAGCTCGTCTGCC contains:
- a CDS encoding alpha/beta fold hydrolase, with the translated sequence MPRTPASDPAAASDHADRLVLTASTTPEATPVLIANNATRPAEPTRFADATDGVKLAIYEYGSRDRPTALFVHGFPDDHTVWEPVIALAVSDYHVVTYDVRGTGASGQPANRNGYAMSQLRDDLAAVISATSPEAPVHLIAHDWGSIQSWSAATDPSFADRLASFTSISGPSLDIAGIWLRQGHRHPRNFLRQLARSWYIFAFQVPFLPEALVRRGVVEKMVSRSESIGVPADRRPPARRRHRDAVNGIELYRANFRHLLRPRPDRVVCPVQVLAPTDDAHVTVPLGLEAPQPFVDRLHTREIPGNHWVVEQNPTLITTLVTEFINTDFKDPNGDAR
- a CDS encoding AraC family transcriptional regulator; the protein is MAVLTRGSLISRADELITELGGDADALLRAHGIDPVAVGDFDRYVRYDDAAAVLGHAARELDCPDFGLRLGGMQSIASLGPLSVILRNAETVGEAITHFCRFVGNLAPADTARLTTSPGSAVYSYSTILLNDFDRRQMVEKNQALAMNAITVMIGQQVRPIKVTFQHERLAPLESYLDVFDCPAEFGQSQNTIHLPPAHLRRVIEDRDEAALALAQEYLARVHSGVALAEHVRDVTRRLLLVGEAGLSQVARAVSLHERTLQRALAAEGTTFEQILDQVRRATAWELAATGLQAAQIASALGYAEQSSFTRACRRWYGESPRALLRRRRGSRPEDPIHPEGAPG
- a CDS encoding metal-dependent hydrolase; this translates as MTAPSRHSDPSRVALHARNVKFDWAGLPFEWIPGERFSSHYINVLHLLLPEGERWFVKVFSEILPMIQDDQLHEDLVGFIGQEGVHAASHQGVQDYFTANGLDVRPYVAEIEALFRKILGDRDLEGQAREEWLIERAAMIAGVEHLTAVLGNWSLNCPKLDALKSNETMLDLLRWHGAEEVEHRTVAYDVYKHIDGRYWRRIRTYAVGGLLLFSLWWRGAKFMMENDPTVPASAKRSRASIFKLISAEARHVVPGLGTFVKASWKYFLPTYHPSHEGSTSQAVAYLAKSPAAMRADALANAQAS